In Quercus robur chromosome 10, dhQueRobu3.1, whole genome shotgun sequence, a genomic segment contains:
- the LOC126702970 gene encoding transcription factor MYB86-like, with protein sequence MGRHSCCLKQKLRKGLWSPEEDEKLFNHITRFGIGCWSSVPKQAGLQRCGKSCRLRWINYLRPDLKRGMFSQQEEDLIMSLHEVLGNRWAQIAAQLPGRTDNEIKNFWNSCLKKKLMKQGIDPSTHKPLSKVEPKDEKKCTETTCFQSRGLPSTTVSTMASQGGPAFLVDDSNYYDHNGLTEASRELFMYKPSFDPMSYFEFQAGVDSNGYTSTFVPDQNHHTNIKPDIDQSQFDTNSNYGFTSMPSLTNSDHGNLSGAEFSDNSGSKMSSFFMNNEVKESSSNSSNMSSYAGFPVNDIMLENAAYSWDSDTKLESLFQFPANEIKTEELKAGSWQEGQLQAHNSVDFGSYPLTSLSEDLTGAHFDVFQQI encoded by the exons ATGGGGCGCCATTCTTGCTGCTTGAAACAAAAGTTAAGGAAAGGTTTATGGTCTCCTGAAGAAGATGAGAAACTGTTCAATCACATAACAAGATTTGGTATTGGTTGCTGGAGTTCAGTCCCTAAACAAGCTG GATTGCAAAGGTGTGGAAAGAGTTGCAGGTTGCGATGGATAAACTACTTGAGACCTGATTTGAAGAGAGGAATGTTTTCACAGCAAGAGGAGGATCTCATTATGAGTCTACATGAAGTTCTTGGCAAcag GTGGGCTCAAATTGCAGCACAGCTACCTGGGCGAACAGACAATGAGATAAAAAACTTCTGGAATTCATgtttgaagaagaagctaatGAAGCAAGGGATTGATCCATCCACTCACAAGCCACTAAGCAAAGTTGAACCAAAGGATGAGAAAAAATGTACAGAAACAACATGCTTTCAGTCTCGAGGACTTCCAAGTACTACTGTATCAACTATGGCTTCACAGGGTGGTCCAGCATTTCTAGTTGATGACTCAAATTACTATGATCATAATGGACTAACAGAAGCTTCAAGAGAGCTTTTCATGTACAAGCCAAGCTTTGATCCAATGTCCTACTTTGAGTTCCAAGCGGGTGTCGATTCAAATGGATATACTTCAACTTTTGTACCTGATCAGAATCATCACACAAATATCAAACCCGACATTGACCAAAGCCAATTTGATACAAATTCCAACTATGGTTTCACTTCAATGCCAAGTCTGACCAATTCTGATCATGGAAACTTATCCGGCGCAGAGTTTTCTGATAATTCAGGTTCAAAAATGAGCTCCTTTTTCATGAACAATGAGGTGAAAGAAAGCTCTAGCAACAGCTCAAACATGAGCAGCTACGCAGGGTTCCCAGTGAATGATATTATGTTAGAAAATGCAGCCTATTCATGGGATTCAGATACCAAGTTGGAGTCTTTGTTTCAGTTTCCGGCCAATGAGATAAAAACTGAGGAATTGAAGGCAGGTTCTTGGCAAGAAGGTCAGCTTCAAGCTCACAATTCAGTAGATTTCGGTAGCTATCCATTAACGTCACTTTCAGAAGATCTAACAGGAGCACATTTTGATGTTTTCCAGCAGATATGA